A stretch of the Archangium violaceum genome encodes the following:
- a CDS encoding MerR family transcriptional regulator, with translation MRIGDLATEAGVTPRTIRYYESMGLMEESPRSPGAFRRYTQQDVERLRKIDALKKLGLDLEEIRSVIGLYFSDPTGIRGKEKVLAILHKHLEEVDSKLAALKGFRKDLLSNIERMEELLRKANAGG, from the coding sequence ATGAGGATTGGAGACCTGGCCACGGAAGCGGGCGTCACGCCGCGCACCATCCGCTACTATGAGTCCATGGGACTCATGGAGGAGAGTCCTCGCTCGCCCGGCGCCTTCCGCCGCTACACGCAGCAGGACGTCGAGCGGCTCCGAAAAATCGACGCGCTCAAGAAGCTGGGGCTCGACCTGGAGGAAATCCGGAGCGTCATCGGCCTCTACTTCTCGGACCCCACCGGCATCCGCGGCAAGGAGAAGGTGCTCGCCATCCTCCACAAGCACCTGGAGGAGGTGGACTCGAAGCTGGCCGCGCTCAAGGGCTTCCGCAAGGACCTCCTGAGCAACATCGAGCGGATGGAAGAGCTGCTGCGCAAGGCGAATGCGGGCGGGTAG
- a CDS encoding DDE-type integrase/transposase/recombinase produces MDELVPKDHGEEIAVFRSQVIGPVVHRQLTRGELRGALKELARQKFRPPGAERTRHFSVPTLERWYYRFRKHGLGALRPQPRKDAGRAKALDEKEKQLVCDVRREHPSASAELILATLVRQGRVREGAVSAATVRRLLAERGIDRVSLRGTNEGLERRRWEAAYPGALWHGDVCHGPVLTGGTKWEPLRIHALLDDRSRYVVALEARSTEREDDMLGLLVRAARQHGVPETLYLDNGSTYSGKALATACPRLGIALVHAKPYDPQARGKMERFWRTLREGCLDHLDRSLSLAEVQRRLDTFLARHYHSQPHASLMGDTPGIVWGSRQTRLVSETQLAEALTVRARRRVSRDGVVSIGGRLFEVRHGFLAGRLVNVASCLVEGLPASVRVEHDGRCYDLQPLDVQANARAHRARSPVPPAPSVPFDPTAPDLE; encoded by the coding sequence ATGGACGAGCTCGTCCCGAAGGACCATGGTGAAGAGATTGCCGTCTTCCGCAGCCAGGTCATCGGCCCGGTGGTGCACCGTCAGCTGACGCGCGGAGAGCTGCGCGGCGCACTGAAGGAGCTGGCGCGGCAGAAGTTCCGTCCGCCCGGCGCCGAGCGCACGCGGCACTTCAGCGTGCCGACGCTGGAGCGTTGGTACTACCGCTTCCGCAAGCACGGCCTTGGCGCCCTGCGGCCCCAGCCGCGCAAGGACGCGGGCCGCGCGAAGGCGCTCGACGAGAAGGAGAAGCAGCTGGTCTGCGACGTGCGGCGAGAGCACCCGAGCGCGTCCGCGGAGCTGATTCTCGCGACGCTGGTGCGCCAGGGCCGCGTGCGAGAGGGCGCGGTGAGCGCCGCCACCGTGCGCAGGCTGCTCGCCGAGCGCGGGATAGACCGCGTCTCGCTGCGCGGCACCAACGAAGGACTCGAGCGTCGGCGCTGGGAGGCCGCCTACCCCGGCGCGCTGTGGCACGGCGACGTCTGCCATGGCCCGGTGCTCACCGGCGGCACGAAGTGGGAGCCGCTGCGCATCCACGCACTGCTTGACGACAGGAGCCGCTACGTCGTCGCGCTCGAGGCGCGCTCCACCGAGCGCGAGGACGACATGCTCGGCCTGCTGGTGCGGGCCGCGCGCCAGCACGGCGTGCCCGAGACGCTCTACCTCGACAACGGCTCGACGTACTCCGGCAAGGCGCTCGCCACCGCGTGCCCGCGCCTGGGCATCGCCCTCGTCCACGCCAAGCCCTATGACCCTCAGGCGCGCGGGAAGATGGAGCGCTTCTGGCGCACGCTGCGCGAGGGCTGCCTCGACCACCTGGACCGCTCGCTGTCCCTGGCCGAGGTGCAGCGTCGCCTCGACACCTTCCTCGCCCGCCACTACCACTCGCAGCCGCACGCCTCTCTCATGGGCGACACGCCCGGCATTGTCTGGGGCTCCCGCCAGACGCGCCTCGTCTCCGAGACGCAACTGGCCGAGGCCCTCACCGTGCGGGCCCGCCGTCGCGTCTCCCGCGACGGCGTCGTCAGCATTGGCGGCCGCCTCTTCGAGGTGCGCCACGGCTTTCTCGCCGGCCGGCTGGTGAATGTCGCCAGCTGCCTCGTCGAGGGACTGCCCGCCTCTGTGCGCGTCGAGCACGACGGCCGCTGCTACGACTTGCAGCCGCTCGACGTGCAGGCCAATGCCCGCGCCCACCGCGCACGCAGCCCCGTCCCGCCCGCTCCGTCCGTCCCCTTCGACCCCACCGCCCCCGACTTGGAGTGA
- a CDS encoding transposase: MRGNTAEALAPGTLTLMDLGYTDTGRFLDAIEAGAHFLVRLKAQHDPKVLRVHVGKGERVRARGMRLTDALLQGVLKEDGGLIDVDVLLEKHGRTAPARVVAVEGPEGERRWYLTTVERRVLTAREVAEAYRLRWRVELLFKALKSGVGLTALRATRPGAVLSLVYAKVTALALSRLLELSMQQKTGESGKEEATGRLALVLALTRCAPLLMSHAMMSRGVTLAQLEERILLIAEVTARSRQQRRERERRKREASLGSGR, from the coding sequence GTGCGCGGTAACACCGCGGAGGCGCTGGCGCCCGGCACGCTCACCCTCATGGACCTGGGCTACACGGACACCGGCCGCTTCCTCGACGCCATTGAGGCCGGCGCCCACTTCCTGGTGCGGCTCAAGGCCCAGCACGACCCGAAGGTGCTGCGGGTGCACGTGGGCAAGGGCGAGCGCGTCCGGGCGCGCGGCATGCGCCTGACGGACGCGCTGCTGCAGGGCGTCCTCAAGGAGGACGGCGGCCTCATTGACGTAGACGTGCTGTTGGAGAAGCACGGGCGCACGGCCCCAGCGCGCGTGGTGGCCGTGGAAGGCCCGGAGGGCGAGCGGCGCTGGTACCTGACGACGGTAGAGCGGCGCGTGCTGACGGCGCGCGAGGTAGCCGAAGCCTACCGTTTGCGTTGGCGAGTGGAGCTGCTTTTCAAAGCCCTCAAGTCCGGCGTCGGGTTGACGGCGCTGCGCGCCACGCGGCCGGGCGCGGTGCTCTCGCTGGTGTACGCCAAGGTGACGGCCCTGGCCCTTTCTCGACTGCTGGAGCTGTCCATGCAGCAGAAGACGGGCGAGTCGGGCAAGGAGGAGGCGACCGGGCGGCTCGCGCTGGTGCTGGCACTGACCCGCTGCGCCCCGCTGCTGATGTCCCACGCAATGATGAGCCGGGGCGTGACACTGGCGCAGTTGGAGGAACGTATCCTGCTCATCGCGGAGGTGACCGCCCGCTCACGCCAACAGCGCCGCGAGCGCGAACGGCGCAAGCGGGAGGCCTCCCTCGGGAGCGGCCGCTAA
- the brxL gene encoding BREX system Lon protease-like protein BrxL: MGHATYVVEFLLGRYCSSTDEKEIAEGLQIVEKQLRDRTVRTGEEELFKARAKDGGSVKLIDIIKARLDAKNDRFLAELPSLALRDVLIDDQLVRENERMLTDGFYAEVTLAYDGVAAQEQGGRPFSIESMRPIQMSKSDVLDVLAKARRSFTTQEWIDFLIRSIGLEAASLSERAKRVAILRMVPFVERNYNLVELGPRGTGKSHLFQQISPYAHLISGGKATVAKMFVNNATGQRGLVCQYDVVCFDEVSGISFDQKDGVNIMKGYMASGQFSRGKDNIRAEGGIVMVGNFDVDVEQQQRVAHLLSPLPPEMRNDTAFMDRLHAFVPGWDFPKLNPNDHFTNHFGLVSDFLSECWSKLRSGNRVSVMQGRVHLGGALSGRDIEAVNKTVSGLTKLLFPDPEAPVPDEDLEWIVRVALESRRHVKEQQKRCFKSEFRNTHFSYIAGPEGVEQFVSTPELHSDEAIESDPLPPGQVWAVSPASPDAGPGLYRIEVASGPGAGVKVLNQPTPPAFRESVKVGEQNLYTRAKELVGDRNPREHEFSIQMRAIDSDKTGAGLGVPVLVALCGALLGRNTRGGTIVVGALNLGGSIEMIPNAVRIAELAVDKQAQTLLMPVAARRQLNDLPDELWTKINIEFYKDASDAVFKSLVE, translated from the coding sequence ATGGGACACGCGACCTACGTCGTCGAGTTCCTCCTTGGTCGCTACTGCTCCAGCACGGACGAGAAGGAGATCGCGGAGGGACTTCAGATCGTCGAGAAGCAGCTCCGCGACCGCACGGTGCGCACGGGTGAAGAAGAGCTGTTCAAGGCGCGTGCGAAGGACGGCGGCAGCGTCAAGCTCATCGACATCATCAAGGCGCGCCTCGACGCGAAGAACGACCGCTTCCTCGCCGAGCTTCCGAGCCTTGCGCTGCGCGACGTGCTCATCGACGATCAGCTCGTACGCGAGAACGAGCGCATGCTGACCGACGGCTTCTACGCTGAGGTCACGCTCGCCTACGACGGCGTCGCCGCGCAGGAGCAGGGGGGGCGCCCGTTCTCCATCGAGTCGATGCGCCCGATCCAGATGTCGAAGTCCGACGTGCTCGATGTGCTGGCCAAGGCCCGTCGCTCGTTCACGACGCAGGAGTGGATCGACTTCCTGATTCGTTCGATTGGCCTCGAGGCTGCCTCGCTCTCCGAGCGCGCGAAGCGCGTCGCCATCCTGCGCATGGTCCCGTTCGTCGAGCGAAACTACAACCTCGTCGAGCTAGGCCCGCGCGGCACCGGAAAGAGCCACCTCTTCCAGCAGATCTCGCCCTACGCGCACCTCATCTCGGGTGGCAAGGCGACGGTCGCCAAGATGTTCGTGAACAACGCGACGGGCCAACGCGGCCTGGTGTGCCAGTACGACGTCGTCTGCTTCGACGAGGTGTCCGGCATCTCCTTCGACCAGAAGGACGGCGTCAACATCATGAAGGGCTACATGGCGTCGGGCCAGTTCAGCCGAGGCAAGGACAACATCCGCGCCGAGGGCGGCATCGTCATGGTCGGCAACTTCGACGTCGACGTCGAGCAGCAGCAGCGCGTCGCACACCTGCTCAGCCCGCTGCCGCCCGAGATGCGCAACGACACGGCGTTCATGGACCGCCTGCACGCTTTCGTGCCCGGCTGGGACTTCCCGAAGCTCAACCCCAACGACCACTTCACCAACCACTTCGGCCTGGTGAGCGACTTCCTCAGCGAGTGCTGGAGCAAGCTGCGCTCGGGCAACCGCGTGTCGGTGATGCAAGGGCGTGTTCATCTCGGCGGCGCCCTTTCGGGCCGCGACATCGAGGCGGTGAACAAGACGGTGAGCGGCCTGACGAAGCTGCTCTTCCCTGATCCCGAGGCGCCCGTGCCCGACGAGGACCTCGAGTGGATCGTGCGCGTTGCGCTCGAGTCGCGTCGCCACGTGAAGGAGCAGCAGAAGCGCTGCTTCAAGAGCGAGTTCCGCAACACGCACTTCAGCTACATCGCGGGCCCCGAGGGCGTGGAGCAGTTCGTCTCGACTCCCGAGCTGCACAGCGACGAGGCCATCGAGAGCGATCCGCTCCCTCCCGGCCAGGTCTGGGCAGTGAGCCCGGCGAGCCCCGACGCCGGCCCTGGCCTCTACCGCATCGAGGTTGCGAGCGGCCCAGGCGCGGGCGTGAAGGTGCTCAACCAGCCGACGCCGCCTGCCTTCCGCGAAAGCGTGAAGGTCGGCGAGCAGAACCTCTACACGCGCGCGAAGGAGCTCGTCGGCGACCGCAACCCGCGGGAGCACGAGTTCTCGATCCAGATGCGCGCCATCGACTCCGACAAGACCGGCGCTGGGCTCGGCGTCCCGGTGCTTGTCGCCCTCTGCGGGGCGCTGCTGGGGCGCAACACGCGCGGCGGAACCATCGTGGTCGGAGCGCTCAACCTCGGTGGCTCGATCGAGATGATCCCGAACGCGGTGCGCATCGCTGAGCTGGCCGTCGACAAGCAGGCGCAGACGCTCCTCATGCCGGTCGCCGCCCGCCGGCAGCTCAACGATCTCCCTGACGAGCTGTGGACCAAGATCAACATCGAGTTCTACAAGGACGCGTCGGACGCCGTCTTCAAGTCGCTAGTGGAGTGA
- a CDS encoding ExeA family protein: MSQQLLSAFGLAHLPFTKEIPDAELWLPPSKEAVVTDVIDALESRQSVLVAGEPGVGKTCVLRALRHRLPKERLRLTYCHNATLGRRDFYRQLCLALGLQAKATAAAVFHAVTTHVHELATSRVHPVFLLDEAHLLHPDVLGHLHILLNYDWDSRPLLSVVLVGLPELEARLSTSLHKPLLSRLHTRVHLAPVGLDDSAEYLRHRLRLAGCERELFPRDAVALLHEASDGAHRELDRLAWLCLRDAARLKRKLVDGELVRAVLDRAQLAA; the protein is encoded by the coding sequence ATGTCCCAGCAACTGCTCTCCGCCTTCGGCCTCGCCCACCTGCCCTTCACCAAGGAGATTCCCGACGCCGAACTCTGGCTCCCTCCCTCGAAAGAGGCCGTCGTCACCGACGTCATCGACGCCCTCGAGTCGCGCCAGTCCGTCCTCGTCGCCGGTGAGCCCGGCGTCGGCAAGACGTGCGTCCTGCGCGCCCTGCGCCACCGCCTCCCCAAGGAGCGCTTGCGCCTGACGTACTGCCACAACGCGACGCTCGGCCGCCGCGACTTCTATCGGCAGCTGTGCCTGGCGCTCGGGCTGCAGGCGAAGGCCACCGCGGCCGCCGTCTTCCACGCCGTCACCACGCACGTGCACGAGCTGGCCACCAGCCGTGTCCACCCCGTCTTCCTCCTCGACGAGGCGCACCTGCTCCACCCCGACGTGCTCGGCCACCTGCATATCCTTCTCAACTACGACTGGGACAGCCGGCCCCTTCTCTCCGTCGTCCTCGTCGGCCTCCCCGAGCTCGAGGCCCGCCTGTCGACGAGCCTCCACAAACCGCTGCTGTCGCGCCTGCACACGCGCGTACACCTTGCCCCCGTCGGCCTCGACGACTCCGCCGAGTACCTGCGCCACCGCCTGCGCCTGGCCGGCTGCGAGCGCGAACTGTTCCCCCGTGACGCGGTCGCGCTGCTCCACGAGGCCAGCGACGGCGCCCATCGTGAGCTCGACCGCCTCGCCTGGCTGTGCCTGCGCGACGCCGCCCGCCTCAAGCGCAAGCTCGTCGACGGCGAACTCGTCCGCGCCGTGCTCGACCGCGCACAGCTCGCCGCGTAG
- a CDS encoding cysteine hydrolase, whose translation MERNWEALVLVEFQNEWLHPAGKLRGLVEDVAQLEAAIAAGKRTLEAARRQGLRVVHVPCGPFERGYPELGSGLMGLRRAIPRAGTWQKEGPGAAFAQGFEPREGELVVAGRIGASAFAHSNLDALLRAQGVTHFYLAGFALHVCIESTLRQAHDLGYAVTLLSDGCAAFTAAQREHVLAHVVHHFGEALTTPAFLAHLQGAA comes from the coding sequence GTGGAGAGGAATTGGGAAGCGCTGGTGCTGGTGGAGTTCCAGAACGAGTGGCTCCACCCGGCCGGCAAGCTGCGCGGCCTCGTCGAGGACGTGGCCCAGTTGGAGGCAGCCATCGCGGCGGGGAAGCGGACGCTGGAGGCGGCCCGGCGGCAGGGCCTCCGGGTGGTACACGTCCCCTGCGGCCCGTTCGAGCGGGGCTACCCGGAGCTGGGCTCGGGACTGATGGGCCTGCGCCGCGCCATCCCTCGCGCGGGCACCTGGCAGAAGGAGGGGCCGGGCGCCGCCTTCGCGCAGGGCTTCGAGCCCCGGGAAGGGGAGCTCGTCGTCGCCGGGCGCATTGGCGCGAGTGCCTTCGCGCACTCCAACCTGGACGCGCTGCTGCGGGCCCAGGGAGTCACGCACTTCTATCTGGCGGGCTTCGCGCTGCACGTCTGCATCGAGTCCACGCTCCGGCAGGCGCATGACCTGGGCTATGCCGTGACGCTCCTGTCCGACGGCTGCGCGGCCTTCACGGCGGCGCAGCGGGAGCACGTGCTCGCCCATGTCGTCCACCACTTCGGGGAGGCCCTCACCACCCCGGCCTTCCTGGCCCACCTCCAGGGGGCGGCATGA
- a CDS encoding RidA family protein has translation MLEFIHPPGPSIPGISPAVVIRAGQPVFLSGHVPTREDGTLETGGLEAQLDAAFRALHHTLRAAGLGPESLVRITLYVRDYQPAELPVIRAVRDRYVSMERPPASALIGVSSLFAEGVRVEVDAVAVRPSPGGSAE, from the coding sequence ATGCTGGAGTTCATCCACCCGCCGGGCCCGAGCATCCCCGGCATCTCGCCCGCCGTGGTGATACGCGCCGGGCAGCCGGTGTTCCTGTCCGGGCACGTCCCCACCCGCGAGGACGGCACACTGGAGACCGGTGGGCTCGAGGCCCAGCTGGACGCGGCGTTCCGCGCCCTGCATCACACGCTGCGCGCGGCGGGCCTGGGGCCCGAGTCCCTGGTGCGCATCACGCTCTACGTGCGCGACTACCAGCCGGCGGAGCTGCCCGTGATTCGCGCGGTGCGAGACCGCTACGTCTCCATGGAGCGGCCTCCCGCGAGCGCGCTCATCGGCGTGTCGAGCCTGTTCGCGGAGGGCGTGCGCGTCGAGGTCGACGCCGTGGCCGTCCGCCCCTCGCCTGGCGGCAGCGCGGAATGA
- a CDS encoding ExeA family protein → MSEPSLSLFGLTQSPFTKEVADADLWLPPSKQELVDELVDSLQQRHNVLLVGEPGVGKTCVLRALRQRLPTERFRLTYCHNATLGRRDFYRQLCLALGLSPKATAAAVFFAVTGHVQELASSRLHPVFLLDEAHLLHSDVLAHLHILLNYEWDSRALLSLVLVGLPELEDRLSLGTHKSLLSRLHSRLRLEPVTPDDSADYLRHRLRLAGCDRELFPREAVSLLHESCQGAHRDLDRLASLCLRQASRRKRKLVDSDIVREVLERQHSPALA, encoded by the coding sequence ATGTCCGAGCCTTCCCTCTCCCTCTTCGGCCTCACCCAGTCCCCCTTCACCAAGGAAGTCGCCGACGCCGACCTCTGGCTGCCGCCCTCCAAGCAGGAGCTCGTCGACGAGCTCGTCGACTCCCTCCAGCAGCGCCACAACGTGCTGCTGGTGGGCGAGCCCGGCGTCGGCAAAACCTGCGTGCTGCGCGCGCTGCGCCAGCGTCTGCCCACCGAGCGCTTCCGCCTCACCTACTGCCACAACGCCACCCTGGGCCGGCGCGACTTCTACCGCCAGCTGTGCCTGGCCCTGGGTCTCTCTCCCAAGGCCACCGCGGCGGCCGTCTTCTTCGCCGTCACCGGCCACGTCCAGGAGCTCGCCTCCTCCCGCCTCCACCCCGTCTTCCTGCTGGACGAGGCTCACCTGCTGCATTCCGACGTGCTGGCCCACCTGCACATATTGCTCAACTACGAATGGGACAGTCGCGCCCTGCTCAGCCTCGTCCTCGTCGGCCTGCCCGAGCTGGAAGACAGGCTGAGCCTCGGTACTCACAAGTCCCTGCTCTCGCGCCTGCACTCCCGTTTGCGGCTGGAGCCAGTGACTCCCGACGACTCCGCCGACTACCTGCGCCACCGCCTCCGGCTCGCGGGCTGTGACAGGGAGCTCTTCCCCCGCGAGGCCGTCTCCCTGTTGCACGAGTCCTGCCAGGGCGCGCACCGCGACCTCGACCGGCTCGCTTCCCTGTGCCTGCGCCAGGCCTCACGCCGCAAGCGCAAGCTCGTCGACTCTGACATCGTCCGCGAGGTCCTCGAGCGCCAGCACAGTCCCGCGCTCGCATAG